In Massilia forsythiae, one DNA window encodes the following:
- a CDS encoding helix-turn-helix transcriptional regulator, with translation MEPTLYKVSTAMKMLDVCRATIYRMFARGELERVNIGQRATRVTAASIERAIAAGKKKD, from the coding sequence ATGGAGCCGACCCTCTACAAGGTCTCGACCGCAATGAAGATGCTCGACGTGTGCCGGGCCACCATCTACCGCATGTTCGCGCGCGGGGAACTGGAGCGCGTGAATATCGGTCAACGAGCTACGCGCGTCACGGCGGCCAGCATCGAGCGCGCGATTGCCGCAGGCAAGAAAAAGGACTGA
- a CDS encoding Arc family DNA-binding protein, whose protein sequence is MSDQKTGRQSDQFTLRFPHGMRDKIKKIAETNRRTTNAELIYLIERGINADRQSKEESYPVNA, encoded by the coding sequence ATGAGTGATCAAAAAACCGGCCGCCAGTCCGACCAATTTACGTTGCGTTTTCCACATGGTATGCGTGACAAGATAAAGAAGATTGCGGAAACCAATCGTCGAACGACAAATGCAGAATTGATCTATTTGATTGAACGAGGCATTAATGCAGACAGACAGAGTAAGGAAGAATCTTATCCTGTTAATGCATAA
- a CDS encoding Arc family DNA-binding protein: protein MSRKDPQLNLRLPADLKNMLEDAAEANNRSVTAETVERLRASFSSDRDTANTLFLLSRLEVRAAEAEMDLLRHYAIAFQLYDQVKLLSEELPELKNMSSDERASEIASKSDLQRVLKMAENHLRFNEGSLPIIEMAKKMSDELSSLKFKSDKLLQETIRRLEEK, encoded by the coding sequence ATGAGCCGAAAAGACCCCCAACTGAACCTGCGCCTTCCTGCAGATCTTAAAAACATGCTTGAGGATGCAGCAGAAGCGAACAATCGTTCTGTAACTGCAGAGACAGTGGAGCGACTTCGTGCTTCATTTTCAAGTGATCGTGATACAGCGAATACGCTGTTTTTGTTGTCGAGATTGGAAGTAAGAGCAGCAGAGGCAGAGATGGACTTGCTCAGGCATTATGCAATCGCCTTTCAGCTGTACGACCAAGTAAAGCTGCTGTCTGAAGAACTTCCAGAGTTAAAAAATATGAGCTCGGATGAGCGTGCGAGCGAGATTGCTTCAAAGTCGGATCTCCAACGAGTTCTTAAAATGGCCGAAAACCATCTTCGCTTTAATGAGGGTTCGCTTCCAATAATAGAGATGGCGAAGAAAATGTCTGACGAATTATCTAGCCTTAAATTTAAATCGGACAAGCTCCTTCAAGAAACAATTAGAAGGCTAGAAGAAAAATAA
- a CDS encoding DNA translocase FtsK has product MGATDNTLALDLHPLCTLFPRLAGAEFDALKADIVANGQHEPITVYEGLVLDGGNRYRACIEAGIEPKTKPFTGADPVSFVLSANLHRRHLMPGQHAIIVSRAQDWASAQAVGRPGKCGNVAALNTVADRAARSGASERTQRMADKVARQSPELAKQVAHGEITLPRALEQLAPKPAAAAQRAPAAPAAGADALEEGPDDLYDQAAAIVLQHRRASISLVQRHLRIGYNRAARLIEQMERVGIVTPPAASGERIVVAAVVPASMALAGTARPTLMQQVQQQANAAPDAGAEENAPDADPSGESMAVEADPFNALLDDYNKVAAERDGLVTKVAALEAHVALLTHGDLAAQVDGLVKRAEAAELKFDQLSSRNHDLQGTKRTAQITAQYQADLLAKIRKALGAEGNADILPAIMARRAAA; this is encoded by the coding sequence ATGGGCGCCACCGACAACACCCTGGCGCTGGACCTGCACCCGCTCTGCACATTGTTCCCGCGGCTGGCCGGCGCCGAGTTCGATGCGCTGAAAGCCGACATCGTCGCCAACGGCCAGCACGAGCCGATCACCGTGTATGAGGGGCTGGTGCTGGACGGCGGCAACCGCTACCGCGCCTGCATCGAGGCCGGTATCGAGCCCAAGACCAAGCCATTCACCGGCGCTGACCCGGTCTCGTTCGTGCTCTCGGCGAACCTTCACCGCCGCCACCTCATGCCAGGGCAGCACGCCATCATCGTTTCCCGCGCGCAGGACTGGGCCAGCGCCCAAGCCGTAGGGCGGCCAGGGAAATGCGGCAACGTTGCCGCATTAAATACCGTTGCCGATCGCGCGGCCCGGTCTGGCGCCAGCGAGCGCACCCAGCGCATGGCCGACAAGGTCGCGCGGCAATCCCCCGAGCTGGCCAAGCAGGTCGCCCACGGCGAAATCACGTTGCCGCGCGCGCTCGAGCAGCTGGCGCCGAAACCAGCCGCAGCAGCGCAACGAGCGCCAGCCGCGCCGGCGGCTGGTGCTGATGCATTGGAGGAAGGGCCGGACGACCTCTACGACCAAGCCGCGGCCATCGTCCTGCAGCACCGCCGCGCTTCGATTTCGCTGGTACAGCGCCACCTGCGCATCGGCTACAACCGCGCCGCGCGCCTGATCGAGCAGATGGAGCGCGTCGGCATCGTGACGCCGCCGGCAGCGTCCGGCGAACGCATCGTGGTGGCGGCCGTCGTGCCCGCATCGATGGCGCTGGCCGGTACCGCGCGGCCGACCCTGATGCAGCAGGTGCAGCAGCAGGCCAACGCCGCGCCTGATGCCGGCGCCGAAGAAAACGCGCCAGACGCGGACCCCTCGGGCGAATCCATGGCGGTGGAGGCTGATCCGTTCAACGCCTTGCTGGACGATTACAACAAGGTGGCGGCCGAGCGCGACGGCCTGGTGACCAAGGTGGCGGCGCTGGAAGCACACGTTGCGCTGCTGACGCACGGCGATTTGGCTGCGCAGGTCGATGGCCTGGTGAAGCGCGCCGAAGCCGCGGAGTTGAAGTTTGATCAGCTGTCCAGCCGCAATCACGACCTGCAGGGTACGAAGCGCACCGCGCAGATCACGGCGCAGTACCAGGCTGACTTGCTGGCCAAGATCCGCAAGGCGCTGGGCGCCGAGGGTAACGCCGACATCCTGCCGGCGATCATGGCGCGGAGGGCGGCGGCATGA
- a CDS encoding DEAD/DEAH box helicase family protein gives MKEQLNLRPYQVDSVEGLRALIRQGKRNIVLSVPTGGGKTVIASHLIAECHGKPGKRAVFVADRIALIDQTSATLDRYGIPHGIIQGDNPRRAGYERVQVASAQTLAKRGWPEANLIIVDECHTVHATVAARIAGRDTIVIGLTATPMTAGLGKLYDGIVTTITTNQLIAGPLLEDGTRDKPYLVPFRVYAASQPDMTGARAVAGEWTDKDAAERSMPIIGDCVEEYLRHAAGKKFIAFGCNVEHCEEMQRQFQAAGVNCELYTYRTDEDARGALVEEFRKPDSAVRGLISVSALSKGFDVPDVEVIIMARPLKSSLAEHIQILGRGLRIHPGKTECIVLDHSGNCVRFWGAMHAFLEKGVAELDDGTKKKRAAAPEPETKPIKCPNCSCVHVPLPACPSCGHIYKRKQTVEHVPGALREVAGGKDAGPTEQDKREFHAQLAHIAAEKGRKPGWIANKYKEKFGTWPRERDVEPMKPSTAVLKWVKSREIAFAKRAKQS, from the coding sequence ATGAAAGAGCAGCTGAACCTGCGCCCGTACCAGGTCGACAGCGTCGAAGGCCTGCGCGCGCTGATCCGCCAGGGCAAGCGCAACATCGTCCTGTCGGTACCCACCGGCGGCGGCAAGACCGTGATCGCATCGCACCTGATCGCCGAATGCCACGGCAAGCCCGGCAAGCGCGCCGTGTTCGTGGCCGATCGCATCGCGCTCATCGACCAGACCAGCGCGACGCTCGACCGCTACGGCATCCCGCACGGCATCATCCAGGGCGACAACCCACGCCGCGCCGGATACGAGCGCGTCCAGGTCGCCAGCGCGCAGACGCTGGCCAAGCGCGGCTGGCCGGAAGCGAACCTAATCATCGTCGACGAGTGCCATACCGTGCACGCCACCGTCGCCGCCCGCATCGCCGGCCGCGACACCATCGTAATCGGCCTGACGGCCACGCCGATGACGGCCGGCCTGGGGAAGCTGTACGACGGCATCGTTACCACCATCACCACGAACCAGCTGATCGCCGGCCCGCTCCTCGAGGACGGCACGCGCGACAAGCCGTACCTCGTGCCGTTCCGCGTGTACGCCGCCAGCCAACCCGACATGACCGGCGCCAGGGCGGTGGCCGGCGAGTGGACCGACAAGGACGCCGCCGAGCGCTCGATGCCGATCATCGGCGATTGCGTCGAGGAGTACTTGCGCCACGCCGCCGGCAAGAAGTTCATCGCCTTCGGCTGCAACGTCGAGCACTGCGAGGAAATGCAGCGCCAGTTCCAGGCCGCCGGCGTGAACTGTGAGTTGTACACCTACCGGACCGACGAGGACGCCCGCGGCGCGCTGGTCGAGGAGTTCCGTAAGCCCGACAGCGCCGTGCGCGGCTTGATCAGCGTGAGCGCCTTGAGCAAGGGTTTCGACGTGCCCGACGTCGAGGTGATCATCATGGCGCGCCCGCTCAAGTCCAGCCTGGCCGAACACATCCAGATCCTGGGCCGCGGCCTGCGCATCCATCCGGGCAAGACCGAGTGCATCGTGCTCGACCACAGCGGCAACTGCGTCCGCTTCTGGGGCGCCATGCATGCCTTCCTGGAAAAGGGCGTGGCCGAGCTGGACGACGGCACGAAGAAGAAGCGCGCCGCGGCGCCCGAGCCCGAGACGAAGCCAATCAAATGCCCGAACTGTTCGTGCGTCCATGTGCCGTTGCCGGCGTGCCCGTCGTGCGGCCACATCTACAAACGCAAGCAGACCGTCGAGCATGTGCCCGGCGCGCTGCGCGAGGTCGCCGGCGGCAAGGATGCCGGCCCGACCGAGCAGGACAAGCGCGAGTTCCACGCCCAGCTGGCGCACATCGCCGCCGAGAAGGGCCGCAAGCCGGGCTGGATCGCCAACAAGTACAAGGAAAAGTTCGGCACCTGGCCGCGCGAGCGCGACGTGGAGCCGATGAAGCCGTCGACCGCGGTGCTCAAGTGGGTGAAGTCGCGCGAGATCGCGTTTGCGAAGCGGGCGAAGCAGTCATGA
- a CDS encoding toprim domain-containing protein translates to MSAFLQFVQANGIIVPDTFTPGRWIRCKTESHPRKKNASIKLADDGLVGWCQDYAVHMEPLTWRAGDGAALAAPIDRAEIARRQAARRADLVNATHAARAAYAACAPLRDSHPYLVNKSLGVAGCVGLRVDAAGWLVIPMLYNGKVLSLQRISPDGEKKFHPGATTKYAYYAIERPGAVVTVLVEGFATGLTVFQAIPNSRVIVGFNAGNLALVAERMERRGMGVVCADNDHETEMRRGFNPGLDAARAAAEVLGVGVAFPTCEQGTDWNDYVMEQMELAHAGQRFSFSRKRTAIQIQTSVFADVKLKVMRAAQLMRAK, encoded by the coding sequence ATGAGCGCCTTCCTCCAATTCGTCCAGGCCAACGGCATCATCGTGCCCGACACGTTCACACCCGGGCGCTGGATCCGCTGCAAGACCGAAAGCCATCCCCGCAAGAAGAACGCCAGCATCAAGCTGGCCGACGATGGCTTGGTCGGCTGGTGCCAGGACTACGCCGTGCACATGGAGCCGCTGACGTGGCGCGCCGGCGACGGCGCCGCGCTGGCCGCGCCGATCGATCGGGCCGAAATTGCCCGGCGCCAGGCCGCGCGCCGCGCCGACCTGGTCAACGCCACGCATGCCGCGCGCGCCGCGTATGCCGCCTGCGCGCCGCTGCGAGACAGCCATCCCTACCTGGTCAACAAGAGCCTCGGCGTGGCCGGGTGCGTGGGCCTGCGCGTCGACGCGGCCGGCTGGCTGGTGATCCCGATGCTCTACAACGGCAAGGTGCTGAGCCTGCAGCGCATTTCGCCGGACGGCGAGAAGAAATTCCACCCCGGCGCCACGACCAAATACGCCTACTACGCGATCGAGCGCCCGGGCGCCGTGGTGACGGTGCTGGTGGAGGGCTTCGCCACCGGCCTGACCGTGTTCCAGGCCATCCCGAACAGCCGCGTCATCGTCGGCTTCAACGCCGGCAACCTGGCGCTGGTCGCCGAGCGCATGGAGCGCCGCGGCATGGGTGTGGTTTGCGCCGACAACGACCACGAGACCGAAATGCGCCGCGGATTCAACCCCGGCCTGGACGCCGCGCGCGCCGCCGCCGAGGTGCTGGGCGTGGGCGTCGCCTTCCCGACGTGCGAGCAGGGCACCGACTGGAACGACTACGTCATGGAGCAGATGGAACTGGCGCACGCCGGCCAGCGGTTCAGTTTCAGCCGCAAGCGCACCGCCATCCAGATCCAGACCAGCGTGTTCGCCGACGTGAAATTGAAGGTGATGCGTGCGGCGCAGCTGATGCGCGCGAAGTAG
- a CDS encoding phage major capsid protein, giving the protein MTKITTIRDEQETNAQGMADALLHRMAPTTKLTENGQRFRHMTLLELARESLEVEGLNVRGKDRMEVAALALQSRNMGTSDFPSILANVGNKRMRLAYQQNPATYQLWARRAADLPDFKSVTAVQISSAPDLLRVNEDGEFQYGKMQDGAESYSLITYGRIVALTRQAMVNDDLRAFDTALAGFGSAAARLENRLVYAQLTGNAPMADGNALFDAQHKNAATGAGSALGLDALSAMRASMRQQRGLQSETLNIAPSFLIVPAALEQDAYKLTSANYTPSRFADVNEFREGGRSSLTPVVEPLLDNVSATQWYAAANNGQVDTVEYCYLAGTDGPVLETWNPFNIDAMNMKCRLDFAAKAIDYRGLYRADGK; this is encoded by the coding sequence ATGACCAAAATTACCACCATCCGCGACGAGCAGGAAACCAACGCCCAAGGCATGGCCGACGCCCTGCTGCACCGCATGGCGCCCACCACCAAGCTGACCGAGAACGGCCAGCGCTTCCGCCACATGACCTTGCTCGAGCTGGCGCGCGAGTCGCTGGAAGTCGAAGGCCTCAACGTGCGCGGCAAGGACCGCATGGAGGTCGCCGCGCTGGCGCTGCAGAGCCGGAACATGGGCACGTCCGATTTCCCCTCCATCCTGGCCAACGTCGGCAACAAGCGCATGCGCCTGGCCTACCAGCAGAACCCGGCCACCTACCAGCTGTGGGCGCGCCGCGCCGCCGATCTGCCGGACTTCAAGAGCGTCACGGCCGTCCAGATCAGCAGCGCGCCGGATCTGTTGCGCGTAAACGAGGATGGCGAATTCCAGTACGGGAAGATGCAGGATGGCGCCGAAAGCTACTCGCTGATCACCTACGGCCGCATCGTGGCGCTGACCCGCCAGGCCATGGTGAACGACGACCTGCGTGCCTTCGATACGGCCCTGGCCGGCTTCGGCAGCGCTGCGGCCCGCCTGGAAAACCGCCTGGTGTATGCGCAGCTGACCGGCAATGCGCCGATGGCGGACGGTAACGCGCTGTTCGACGCCCAGCACAAGAACGCCGCGACCGGCGCCGGCTCGGCGCTGGGCCTGGATGCTCTCTCGGCAATGCGTGCCAGCATGCGCCAGCAGCGCGGCCTGCAGTCGGAAACGCTGAACATCGCCCCGAGCTTCTTGATCGTGCCGGCCGCCCTGGAGCAGGACGCCTACAAGCTGACCAGCGCGAACTACACGCCGTCCCGCTTCGCCGATGTGAACGAGTTCCGCGAGGGCGGCCGCTCCAGCCTGACGCCGGTTGTCGAGCCGCTGCTGGACAACGTGAGCGCGACGCAATGGTATGCCGCGGCGAACAACGGCCAGGTGGACACGGTCGAGTACTGCTACCTGGCCGGCACGGATGGCCCGGTGCTGGAGACCTGGAACCCCTTCAACATCGACGCCATGAACATGAAATGCCGCCTCGACTTCGCCGCCAAGGCGATCGACTACCGCGGGCTGTACCGGGCGGACGGCAAGTAA
- a CDS encoding autorepressor SdpR family transcription factor: MTSVFKALSDPTRRQVLQMLRAGPMGAGALADSFAVSKPTMSAHFSVLIAADLIEAEKSGRTIIYRLKMSVLEEALMGFAAAFGLQLSSETPTTTAPGQTKEKS; encoded by the coding sequence ATGACTTCAGTTTTCAAAGCACTTTCCGATCCGACGCGCCGGCAGGTACTACAAATGCTGCGGGCCGGACCAATGGGCGCCGGCGCTTTGGCCGATTCCTTCGCTGTGTCAAAGCCGACGATGTCGGCGCACTTCTCCGTTTTGATCGCCGCAGACCTAATCGAAGCGGAGAAGAGCGGGCGTACGATCATCTACCGACTGAAGATGTCGGTGCTCGAAGAAGCACTGATGGGTTTCGCAGCAGCGTTCGGGCTGCAGCTTTCGTCCGAGACCCCGACCACAACGGCCCCTGGGCAAACAAAGGAGAAATCATGA
- the tmk gene encoding dTMP kinase, translated as MNTYPGILIAFDGIDGAGKTTQVLLLQSVLEGLGETVVVSKEPTDGEWGQKLRDSALTGRMPFDEELETFIRDRQDHLTRKVIPALEAGNVVILDRYFYSTIAYQGILVADHATIEQQVRANVVTPDVAYWMDLPADLAVSRVISRDGRPNLFERQEDLDKAGKIFRSIAESDSVLRKVDATLSVAALHRFIVDDLVDGAFKAKRCRKSYGCDDPVYCIPRLTNSCDWWQAKQKLASILEIP; from the coding sequence ATGAACACCTACCCTGGCATTTTAATCGCATTTGACGGCATCGACGGCGCTGGCAAAACCACGCAGGTACTTTTGCTCCAAAGCGTCCTTGAAGGCCTTGGCGAGACCGTTGTTGTTTCCAAGGAGCCCACCGACGGCGAGTGGGGCCAAAAGCTCAGAGACTCCGCGCTGACGGGCCGCATGCCGTTTGACGAAGAACTTGAGACATTTATACGTGATCGACAAGATCATTTGACTCGAAAGGTCATCCCGGCTCTGGAAGCAGGAAATGTTGTCATCCTGGATCGTTATTTCTACTCGACGATCGCCTACCAAGGCATTCTTGTGGCAGACCACGCGACGATCGAGCAGCAAGTCCGAGCAAATGTTGTTACCCCTGATGTGGCCTATTGGATGGACCTGCCTGCCGATTTGGCAGTCAGTCGAGTTATATCGAGAGACGGACGACCTAATCTTTTTGAACGCCAGGAAGACCTTGACAAGGCGGGAAAAATATTTCGCTCAATAGCTGAGTCCGACTCAGTGCTTCGCAAGGTTGATGCAACTTTGTCAGTTGCGGCCCTGCATCGGTTCATTGTCGATGACTTAGTGGACGGTGCATTCAAAGCGAAGCGGTGTAGAAAATCGTATGGTTGCGATGACCCAGTCTACTGCATCCCACGACTCACGAATTCGTGCGACTGGTGGCAGGCCAAGCAAAAATTGGCATCAATTCTCGAAATACCGTAA
- a CDS encoding tyrosine-type recombinase/integrase, with translation MAKRGSNLLSDLQIRRWIAGGESVAKSDGDGLTFTLSAAGTATWVLRYRFANRSRELTIGNYPDIGLGAARKLASEQRVAIDKGQDPAAQKRAERQQLKAAWTVRRVITDFKEKVVDAGQLSARTRKAKHWDLDNIILPKLGPFNVQDVTPPDVVDMLDRSGRTWAMQNRFLTTAGQVFDHAIGRQLIRINPAAGIKMKALMGPRPPVRKRVMLKEGELRTLLSSVDEIGTENALALKILLATCVRTWELITARWEHVDFERGTWLIPAEKVKTRVAFLVPITPTVAAWLKELRHLAGDSEWVLPGRSSKRAGSHVGRSTLGAAISRAFERGQLDIRRFTPHDTRSTAKGHMRNLGVSREISEIALNHTLKGMEGIYDVREEIPERRQALELWAMFLATCERGEIWNVVPIGRAVA, from the coding sequence ATGGCCAAGCGGGGCAGCAATTTACTCAGCGATTTGCAGATCCGTCGCTGGATAGCGGGGGGCGAATCGGTAGCGAAATCGGATGGCGACGGCCTGACCTTTACCCTCTCGGCGGCCGGCACGGCAACATGGGTGCTCAGGTACAGGTTCGCCAACCGATCGCGCGAGCTGACGATCGGGAACTACCCTGACATCGGCCTTGGCGCCGCACGCAAGCTTGCGAGTGAGCAGCGGGTAGCCATCGACAAGGGCCAGGATCCGGCTGCACAAAAGCGGGCCGAGCGCCAGCAACTGAAAGCCGCATGGACGGTTCGGCGCGTCATTACCGACTTCAAGGAAAAAGTGGTGGACGCCGGCCAGTTGTCGGCACGCACACGAAAGGCGAAGCATTGGGATCTGGACAATATCATTTTGCCCAAGCTTGGGCCGTTCAACGTGCAGGATGTCACCCCGCCCGACGTCGTCGACATGCTCGATCGGAGCGGTCGCACCTGGGCGATGCAAAATCGATTTCTAACCACTGCCGGCCAGGTCTTCGACCACGCAATCGGACGTCAGCTGATTCGAATAAATCCGGCGGCCGGGATCAAGATGAAGGCCCTGATGGGGCCGCGCCCGCCAGTGCGCAAGCGCGTCATGCTGAAAGAAGGAGAGCTCCGAACACTGCTTTCCTCCGTCGATGAAATCGGGACAGAGAACGCGCTCGCCTTGAAGATCTTGCTGGCCACATGCGTGCGCACTTGGGAATTAATCACGGCACGCTGGGAGCATGTCGATTTCGAGCGCGGTACTTGGCTGATCCCCGCCGAGAAGGTGAAGACCCGCGTAGCGTTCCTGGTCCCCATCACCCCGACGGTGGCTGCCTGGCTCAAGGAGCTGCGGCACCTTGCAGGCGATTCGGAGTGGGTACTGCCTGGCCGAAGTAGCAAGCGCGCAGGCAGTCATGTCGGGCGATCGACGCTGGGCGCCGCAATCTCTCGGGCCTTCGAGCGCGGCCAGCTGGACATCCGCCGCTTTACTCCGCACGACACGCGCAGCACGGCAAAGGGCCACATGCGCAATTTGGGTGTCTCACGTGAGATTTCCGAGATCGCCTTGAATCACACGCTCAAGGGTATGGAAGGGATTTACGATGTGCGCGAGGAAATCCCAGAGCGACGCCAGGCCCTGGAGTTATGGGCCATGTTCCTAGCGACGTGCGAGCGTGGGGAGATCTGGAATGTAGTCCCGATCGGGCGCGCTGTAGCATGA
- the tsaD gene encoding tRNA (adenosine(37)-N6)-threonylcarbamoyltransferase complex transferase subunit TsaD, translated as MIVLGVESSCDETGLALYDTERGLLSHALHSQVAMHEEYGGVVPELASRDHIRRALPLLEQALTTAGVTKESIDAIAYTQGPGLAGALLVGSSVACSLGLALDKPVLGVHHLEGHLLSPLLASERPEFPFIALLVSGGHTQLMRVDGVGRYTLLGETLDDAAGEAFDKSAKLLGLGYPGGPAISRLAEFGDPAAYTLPRPMLHSKDFNFSFSGLKTAVLTVVKKHETDIANICEQDKANIARGFVDAIVDVLVAKCVSALKHTGLTRLVIAGGVGANRQLRAALDAAAVRKRFKVYYPELEFCTDNGAMIAFAGALRLERNPQAAQRDYAFNVRPRWPLDELEAA; from the coding sequence ATGATTGTCCTCGGCGTCGAATCCTCCTGCGATGAAACCGGCCTGGCTCTGTACGACACCGAGCGCGGCCTGCTGTCCCATGCTCTGCATTCGCAGGTGGCGATGCACGAGGAGTACGGCGGCGTGGTGCCGGAACTGGCCTCGCGCGACCATATCCGGCGCGCGCTACCGCTGCTGGAACAGGCGTTGACCACAGCAGGCGTGACGAAGGAAAGCATCGACGCCATCGCCTACACGCAGGGTCCCGGCCTGGCCGGCGCGCTGCTGGTGGGTTCGTCGGTGGCGTGCAGCCTGGGGCTGGCGCTCGATAAACCGGTGCTCGGCGTGCACCACCTGGAAGGGCACCTGCTGTCGCCGCTGCTGGCCAGCGAGCGTCCCGAATTCCCGTTCATCGCGCTGCTGGTCTCGGGCGGCCACACGCAACTGATGCGGGTCGACGGCGTCGGCCGCTACACGCTGCTGGGCGAGACGCTGGACGACGCCGCCGGCGAAGCCTTCGACAAGTCGGCCAAGCTGCTCGGCCTGGGCTATCCGGGCGGGCCGGCCATTTCTCGCCTGGCCGAGTTCGGCGATCCGGCGGCGTACACGCTGCCGCGGCCGATGCTGCACTCGAAGGATTTCAACTTCAGCTTCTCGGGCCTGAAGACCGCGGTGCTGACGGTGGTGAAGAAGCACGAGACCGATATTGCCAACATCTGCGAGCAGGATAAGGCGAATATCGCGCGCGGCTTCGTCGACGCCATCGTCGACGTGCTGGTGGCCAAATGCGTGTCCGCGCTCAAGCACACCGGCTTGACGCGCCTGGTGATCGCAGGCGGCGTCGGCGCCAACCGCCAGCTGCGCGCCGCGCTCGATGCCGCCGCCGTCAGGAAGCGTTTCAAGGTGTATTACCCGGAACTGGAATTCTGCACCGACAACGGCGCCATGATTGCCTTTGCCGGCGCCCTGCGCCTGGAGCGCAACCCGCAGGCGGCGCAGCGCGACTATGCGTTCAACGTGCGTCCGCGCTGGCCGCTGGACGAACTCGAAGCTGCCTGA
- a CDS encoding 3-deoxy-7-phosphoheptulonate synthase produces the protein MQITPDIENTNVSSFATMPSPVELHKTLPLSESAFTTVMQGRETLRNILDRKDKRLFVVVGPCSIHDPDAGLDYARRLKALQDEVAETMVLVMRVYFEKPRTTTGWKGYINDPFMDDSFRVDVGMQRARRFLLDVCELGLPTATEALDPISPQYLGDLIAWTAIGARTTESQTHREMSSGLSTPVGFKNGTDGDIGIAVNAVLSSSSPHSFLGINDQGTVSIVRTSGNAYGHVVLRGGGGRPNYDSVSVAIAEQSLKKAGLPANLVVDCSHANSYKKPELQPLVMSDVIQQIKHGTGSLVGVMIESNIAGGSQPIPSDLSQLKYGCSVTDGCIGWEDTEAMLRSAHRELLQRA, from the coding sequence ATGCAGATCACGCCCGATATCGAAAACACCAACGTCAGCTCGTTCGCGACCATGCCCTCGCCGGTCGAGCTGCACAAGACGCTGCCCCTGTCCGAGTCCGCCTTCACCACCGTGATGCAGGGGCGCGAAACCTTGCGCAACATCCTCGACCGCAAGGACAAGCGCCTGTTCGTGGTGGTGGGTCCGTGCTCGATCCACGATCCGGACGCCGGCCTGGACTATGCGCGCCGCCTGAAGGCGCTGCAGGACGAGGTCGCCGAGACCATGGTGCTGGTGATGCGCGTGTATTTCGAGAAGCCGCGCACCACCACCGGCTGGAAGGGCTACATCAACGATCCGTTCATGGACGATTCGTTCCGCGTCGACGTCGGCATGCAGCGCGCGCGCCGCTTCCTGCTCGACGTGTGCGAACTCGGCTTGCCGACCGCCACCGAGGCGCTCGATCCGATCTCGCCGCAGTACCTGGGCGATTTGATCGCCTGGACCGCGATCGGCGCGCGCACCACCGAATCGCAGACGCACCGCGAGATGTCGTCCGGCCTGTCGACGCCGGTCGGCTTCAAGAACGGCACCGACGGCGACATCGGCATCGCGGTGAATGCCGTGCTGTCGTCGTCCAGCCCGCACTCCTTCCTGGGCATCAACGACCAGGGCACGGTGTCGATCGTGCGCACCAGCGGCAACGCCTATGGCCACGTGGTGCTGCGCGGCGGCGGCGGGCGTCCGAACTACGATTCGGTGTCGGTCGCGATCGCCGAGCAGTCGCTGAAAAAGGCGGGCTTGCCGGCCAACCTGGTGGTCGACTGCTCGCACGCCAACAGCTATAAAAAGCCGGAGCTGCAGCCGCTGGTGATGTCGGACGTGATCCAGCAGATCAAGCACGGCACCGGCTCGCTGGTGGGCGTGATGATCGAATCGAACATCGCCGGCGGCAGCCAGCCGATTCCGTCCGACCTGTCGCAGCTGAAGTATGGCTGCTCGGTGACCGACGGCTGCATCGGCTGGGAAGATACCGAAGCGATGCTGCGCAGCGCGCACCGGGAGTTGCTGCAGCGCGCGTGA